Proteins from a genomic interval of Ictalurus furcatus strain D&B chromosome 2, Billie_1.0, whole genome shotgun sequence:
- the LOC128623354 gene encoding uncharacterized protein LOC128623354 isoform X2 has protein sequence MFLPLFSGLSERKMQDVSWILLMFTGAASALLFQDPVVCRFNESSQCYVALGQRLHLQIPLEDGFELKITDKTSTTRLILKYKKTQSNPPNHPRWQFAKDDKTMVLTSAERNDSGTYTLDTFDANGNNKGIYTLQLYIEAEVSSVKMWYSCLSPGVMNVYCSADGDNRHFNWTSDLNTLPQLENGSSTVILNKEHHGNVTCHVENHVSHDHNTTELHPCPEPTTSASRNVTSVDESTEQNFEITLIILSSVCVFLIMTSILAFYMYKKKQGRKNKEAPSQDGMEIVYSQVTHLPMDTTERRPRISQGQDEDVEYAMVGTRSNKRKAMKKDDEVQYGELVFNNPAKNKRETPRVQDDCVYSQVHHGR, from the exons ATGTTTTTACCTCTCTTCTCTGGACTTAGCGAGAGAAAAATGCAGGACGTCTCTTGGATCTTGTTGATGTTCACAGGAGCTGCTTCAG CTTTGCTGTTTCAGGATCCTGTTGTCTGTAGATTTAATGAGAGTAGTCAGTGTTATGTAGCTCTGGGACAACGACTGCACCTGCAAATTCCCCTGGAGGATGGGTTTGAACTAAAGATCACAGACAAGACATCTACCACtcgtttaattttaaaatataaaaaaacccaaagtaaCCCACCAAATCACCCAAGAtggcagtttgctaaagatgaTAAAACTATGGTACTAACCAGTGCAGAGAGGAACGACTCTGGAACATACACTTTAGACACCTTTGATGCAAACGGGAATAATAAAGGCATTTATACTCTCCAGCTGTACATTGAAG CTGAGGTGTCCTCAGTGAAAATGTGGTACAGCTGCTTGTCCCCTGGAGTCATGAATGTTTACTGTTCTGCTGATGGAGACAACCGCCACTTCAACTGGACTTCTGATTTAAACACACTCCCTCAACTGGAGAACGGGAGCAGCACTGTCATACTGAATAAAGAACATCATGGAAATGTCACTTGCCATGTAGAAAATCACGTCAGCCATGACCACAATACCACTGAACTCCACCCATGTCCTG AGCCCACAACTTCGGCTTCAAGAAACGTGACCAGTGTGGACGAGTCAACAGAACAAAACTTTG AGATCACTCTGATTATCCTGAGCTCAGTTTGTGTGTTTCTCATCATGACATCCATCTTAGCATTCTACATGTACAAGAAGAAACAAGGCCGAAAGAACAAAGAAG CCCCTTCTCAGGACGGCATGGAGATTGTGTACTCGCAGGTCACCCATTTACCCATGGACACGACAGAGAGAAGACCCAGGATAT CCCAAGGTCAGGATGAGGATGTGGAGTATGCCATGGTGGGTACTCGATCCAACAAAAGAAAGGCAATGAAGAAAGATGACGAGGTGCAGTACGGCGAGCTTGTGTTTAACAATCCTGCTAAAAACAAGCGTGAGACACCCAGAGTGCAAGACGACTGTGTGTACTCTCAGGTCCATCATGGTCGGTGA
- the LOC128623354 gene encoding uncharacterized protein LOC128623354 isoform X3, which yields MFLPLFSGLSERKMQDVSWILLMFTGAASALLFQDPVVCRFNESSQCYVALGQRLHLQIPLEDGFELKITDKTSTTRLILKYKKTQSNPPNHPRWQFAKDDKTMVLTSAERNDSGTYTLDTFDANGNNKGIYTLQLYIEAEVSSVKMWYSCLSPGVMNVYCSADGDNRHFNWTSDLNTLPQLENGSSTVILNKEHHGNVTCHVENHVSHDHNTTELHPCPEITLIILSSVCVFLIMTSILAFYMYKKKQGRKNKEAPSQDGMEIVYSQVTHLPMDTTERRPRISQGQDEDVEYAMVGTRSNKRKAMKKDDEVQYGELVFNNPAKNKRETPRVQDDCVYSQVHHGR from the exons ATGTTTTTACCTCTCTTCTCTGGACTTAGCGAGAGAAAAATGCAGGACGTCTCTTGGATCTTGTTGATGTTCACAGGAGCTGCTTCAG CTTTGCTGTTTCAGGATCCTGTTGTCTGTAGATTTAATGAGAGTAGTCAGTGTTATGTAGCTCTGGGACAACGACTGCACCTGCAAATTCCCCTGGAGGATGGGTTTGAACTAAAGATCACAGACAAGACATCTACCACtcgtttaattttaaaatataaaaaaacccaaagtaaCCCACCAAATCACCCAAGAtggcagtttgctaaagatgaTAAAACTATGGTACTAACCAGTGCAGAGAGGAACGACTCTGGAACATACACTTTAGACACCTTTGATGCAAACGGGAATAATAAAGGCATTTATACTCTCCAGCTGTACATTGAAG CTGAGGTGTCCTCAGTGAAAATGTGGTACAGCTGCTTGTCCCCTGGAGTCATGAATGTTTACTGTTCTGCTGATGGAGACAACCGCCACTTCAACTGGACTTCTGATTTAAACACACTCCCTCAACTGGAGAACGGGAGCAGCACTGTCATACTGAATAAAGAACATCATGGAAATGTCACTTGCCATGTAGAAAATCACGTCAGCCATGACCACAATACCACTGAACTCCACCCATGTCCTG AGATCACTCTGATTATCCTGAGCTCAGTTTGTGTGTTTCTCATCATGACATCCATCTTAGCATTCTACATGTACAAGAAGAAACAAGGCCGAAAGAACAAAGAAG CCCCTTCTCAGGACGGCATGGAGATTGTGTACTCGCAGGTCACCCATTTACCCATGGACACGACAGAGAGAAGACCCAGGATAT CCCAAGGTCAGGATGAGGATGTGGAGTATGCCATGGTGGGTACTCGATCCAACAAAAGAAAGGCAATGAAGAAAGATGACGAGGTGCAGTACGGCGAGCTTGTGTTTAACAATCCTGCTAAAAACAAGCGTGAGACACCCAGAGTGCAAGACGACTGTGTGTACTCTCAGGTCCATCATGGTCGGTGA
- the LOC128623354 gene encoding uncharacterized protein LOC128623354 isoform X1 produces MFLPLFSGLSERKMQDVSWILLMFTGAASALLFQDPVVCRFNESSQCYVALGQRLHLQIPLEDGFELKITDKTSTTRLILKYKKTQSNPPNHPRWQFAKDDKTMVLTSAERNDSGTYTLDTFDANGNNKGIYTLQLYIEAEVSSVKMWYSCLSPGVMNVYCSADGDNRHFNWTSDLNTLPQLENGSSTVILNKEHHGNVTCHVENHVSHDHNTTELHPCPEPTTSASRNVTSVDESTEQNFGTNTTVSNKETKSYNQALSMSASSSNTNSGFLKITLIILSSVCVFLIMTSILAFYMYKKKQGRKNKEAPSQDGMEIVYSQVTHLPMDTTERRPRISQGQDEDVEYAMVGTRSNKRKAMKKDDEVQYGELVFNNPAKNKRETPRVQDDCVYSQVHHGR; encoded by the exons ATGTTTTTACCTCTCTTCTCTGGACTTAGCGAGAGAAAAATGCAGGACGTCTCTTGGATCTTGTTGATGTTCACAGGAGCTGCTTCAG CTTTGCTGTTTCAGGATCCTGTTGTCTGTAGATTTAATGAGAGTAGTCAGTGTTATGTAGCTCTGGGACAACGACTGCACCTGCAAATTCCCCTGGAGGATGGGTTTGAACTAAAGATCACAGACAAGACATCTACCACtcgtttaattttaaaatataaaaaaacccaaagtaaCCCACCAAATCACCCAAGAtggcagtttgctaaagatgaTAAAACTATGGTACTAACCAGTGCAGAGAGGAACGACTCTGGAACATACACTTTAGACACCTTTGATGCAAACGGGAATAATAAAGGCATTTATACTCTCCAGCTGTACATTGAAG CTGAGGTGTCCTCAGTGAAAATGTGGTACAGCTGCTTGTCCCCTGGAGTCATGAATGTTTACTGTTCTGCTGATGGAGACAACCGCCACTTCAACTGGACTTCTGATTTAAACACACTCCCTCAACTGGAGAACGGGAGCAGCACTGTCATACTGAATAAAGAACATCATGGAAATGTCACTTGCCATGTAGAAAATCACGTCAGCCATGACCACAATACCACTGAACTCCACCCATGTCCTG AGCCCACAACTTCGGCTTCAAGAAACGTGACCAGTGTGGACGAGTCAACAGAACAAAACTTTGGTACGAATACCACAGTAAGCAACAAAGAGACTAAGAGCTACAATCAGGCTCTTTCTATGAGTGCCTCGAGCTCCAATACTAACTCAGGGTTTCTAA AGATCACTCTGATTATCCTGAGCTCAGTTTGTGTGTTTCTCATCATGACATCCATCTTAGCATTCTACATGTACAAGAAGAAACAAGGCCGAAAGAACAAAGAAG CCCCTTCTCAGGACGGCATGGAGATTGTGTACTCGCAGGTCACCCATTTACCCATGGACACGACAGAGAGAAGACCCAGGATAT CCCAAGGTCAGGATGAGGATGTGGAGTATGCCATGGTGGGTACTCGATCCAACAAAAGAAAGGCAATGAAGAAAGATGACGAGGTGCAGTACGGCGAGCTTGTGTTTAACAATCCTGCTAAAAACAAGCGTGAGACACCCAGAGTGCAAGACGACTGTGTGTACTCTCAGGTCCATCATGGTCGGTGA
- the LOC128623354 gene encoding uncharacterized protein LOC128623354 isoform X4, producing MSVCSKERETSSCSHLHYSCAEVSSVKMWYSCLSPGVMNVYCSADGDNRHFNWTSDLNTLPQLENGSSTVILNKEHHGNVTCHVENHVSHDHNTTELHPCPEPTTSASRNVTSVDESTEQNFGTNTTVSNKETKSYNQALSMSASSSNTNSGFLKITLIILSSVCVFLIMTSILAFYMYKKKQGRKNKEAPSQDGMEIVYSQVTHLPMDTTERRPRISQGQDEDVEYAMVGTRSNKRKAMKKDDEVQYGELVFNNPAKNKRETPRVQDDCVYSQVHHGR from the exons ATGTCAGTGTGCTCCAAAGAAAGGGAGACAAGTTCTTGTTCTCACCTGCATTATAGCTGTG CTGAGGTGTCCTCAGTGAAAATGTGGTACAGCTGCTTGTCCCCTGGAGTCATGAATGTTTACTGTTCTGCTGATGGAGACAACCGCCACTTCAACTGGACTTCTGATTTAAACACACTCCCTCAACTGGAGAACGGGAGCAGCACTGTCATACTGAATAAAGAACATCATGGAAATGTCACTTGCCATGTAGAAAATCACGTCAGCCATGACCACAATACCACTGAACTCCACCCATGTCCTG AGCCCACAACTTCGGCTTCAAGAAACGTGACCAGTGTGGACGAGTCAACAGAACAAAACTTTGGTACGAATACCACAGTAAGCAACAAAGAGACTAAGAGCTACAATCAGGCTCTTTCTATGAGTGCCTCGAGCTCCAATACTAACTCAGGGTTTCTAA AGATCACTCTGATTATCCTGAGCTCAGTTTGTGTGTTTCTCATCATGACATCCATCTTAGCATTCTACATGTACAAGAAGAAACAAGGCCGAAAGAACAAAGAAG CCCCTTCTCAGGACGGCATGGAGATTGTGTACTCGCAGGTCACCCATTTACCCATGGACACGACAGAGAGAAGACCCAGGATAT CCCAAGGTCAGGATGAGGATGTGGAGTATGCCATGGTGGGTACTCGATCCAACAAAAGAAAGGCAATGAAGAAAGATGACGAGGTGCAGTACGGCGAGCTTGTGTTTAACAATCCTGCTAAAAACAAGCGTGAGACACCCAGAGTGCAAGACGACTGTGTGTACTCTCAGGTCCATCATGGTCGGTGA